In Terriglobales bacterium, one DNA window encodes the following:
- a CDS encoding GIY-YIG nuclease family protein translates to MPPQENENGPQGVSQDVAAIRLQIRSFLDTTDSNGEKIGKAIWGVYAFYDYDREPIYVGQTNEMLQVRIGRHLTNQRTDAVAMNVLDPFEVAEIEVWPLWELQGKDKKDREAKRILNAAEYTVFQHVLSQSSFGAVLNEGDIAPTDLIELPPSTRSGIIPDNLYEQRKHPDVRIARRATTIAALARVISERKVSKGLRRTLMTQALRLERLATQRYNEIGGVVPTVEPGEEV, encoded by the coding sequence ATGCCGCCACAAGAAAACGAGAATGGACCGCAGGGCGTCTCGCAGGACGTAGCCGCCATTCGACTGCAAATCCGGTCGTTCTTGGATACGACCGATTCCAACGGGGAAAAGATTGGCAAGGCGATATGGGGCGTCTACGCCTTCTACGATTACGATCGTGAGCCGATTTATGTCGGTCAGACAAACGAGATGTTGCAGGTGCGTATTGGGCGGCATCTCACGAACCAGCGCACTGACGCAGTAGCGATGAATGTGTTAGACCCGTTTGAAGTGGCGGAAATTGAGGTGTGGCCGTTGTGGGAGTTGCAGGGAAAGGACAAGAAAGATCGTGAGGCGAAGAGGATATTGAATGCCGCCGAATACACGGTTTTTCAGCATGTATTGAGCCAATCCAGCTTCGGTGCTGTACTGAACGAGGGCGACATAGCGCCTACCGACCTAATTGAACTCCCACCATCCACCCGGTCAGGCATCATTCCTGACAACCTGTACGAACAGCGCAAACACCCGGACGTGCGAATAGCGAGACGTGCTACGACTATCGCCGCTCTCGCACGAGTCATCAGTGAGCGCAAGGTATCCAAGGGGCTTCGTCGCACGCTTATGACGCAAGCTCTGCGTCTTGAGCGGCTTGCTACACAGAGGTATAACGAGATTGGTGGCGTCGTTCCTACCGTAGAACCCGGCGAAGAGGTCTGA
- a CDS encoding DNA cytosine methyltransferase, protein MTQESNRLPWYEFFAGGGMARLGLGEEWQCTFSNEWCEKKAAAYKARFGGGNELHVCDVADLKPHELPGVPTLVWASFPCQDLSLAGNGAGLAGDRSGTFKPFWRLMRGIISIGRVPQIVVLENVIGTLTSHDGRDFAAIVGALSDEGYRVGALVIDAVRFLPHSRPRLFIVAVHSATEVQDHVLPAASEPWHTPSLQMAHSHLSSRVQNSWVWWWLPAPTTPVPAFSTIIEDEPTGVGWHSQEQTERLISLMSPLHLQKLKKAQHLGRRIVGTVYRRSRPNEAGVMVQRAEIRFDQISGCLRTPVGGSSRQTIVVVDGHRVRSRLLSPREAARLMGVPEDYALPTKYNEAYHLFGDGLAVPVVRWLSAHLLTPIAATNQVMIAA, encoded by the coding sequence GAAGAAGGCCGCTGCGTACAAGGCAAGATTTGGTGGTGGAAACGAACTCCATGTCTGCGATGTTGCGGACCTGAAGCCCCACGAACTTCCCGGTGTGCCGACGCTCGTGTGGGCATCTTTCCCTTGTCAGGATCTGTCACTTGCTGGCAATGGGGCTGGGCTGGCGGGTGACCGGAGCGGCACGTTCAAGCCGTTTTGGAGGCTTATGCGTGGGATCATCAGCATTGGTCGGGTTCCACAGATCGTGGTTCTGGAAAACGTGATCGGCACTCTCACGTCACACGACGGGCGAGATTTCGCTGCAATCGTGGGCGCTTTGTCAGACGAAGGATATCGAGTGGGTGCGCTGGTGATTGACGCAGTGCGCTTCCTGCCTCACTCCCGGCCTAGACTGTTTATCGTCGCCGTCCATTCCGCAACCGAAGTGCAAGACCACGTCCTTCCCGCTGCCTCTGAACCTTGGCATACACCTTCTCTGCAGATGGCGCACTCACACCTGTCCAGTCGTGTACAGAATTCTTGGGTGTGGTGGTGGCTTCCTGCTCCAACAACTCCGGTTCCAGCATTCAGCACCATCATCGAAGACGAACCCACGGGCGTAGGCTGGCACAGCCAAGAACAAACAGAACGGCTTATCAGCCTCATGTCTCCCCTGCACTTGCAGAAGTTGAAGAAAGCGCAACACCTCGGGAGACGGATTGTCGGCACCGTTTACAGGCGCAGCAGACCAAACGAAGCAGGCGTAATGGTGCAGAGAGCCGAGATTCGGTTTGATCAAATCTCGGGTTGTCTCAGGACACCAGTTGGCGGCTCAAGTAGACAGACCATCGTGGTGGTCGACGGTCACCGGGTGCGGTCACGCTTGCTCTCTCCACGAGAAGCCGCACGGTTGATGGGTGTTCCTGAAGACTATGCATTGCCAACCAAATACAACGAGGCATACCATCTGTTCGGTGACGGACTAGCGGTTCCCGTTGTGCGATGGTTGAGCGCTCATCTGCTGACTCCAATCGCCGCCACCAATCAGGTTATGATAGCGGCTTAA